One region of Oxalobacteraceae bacterium OTU3CAMAD1 genomic DNA includes:
- a CDS encoding RNA methyltransferase, translated as MNLPEINTNLFTRLRFILVETSRAGNIGAVARAMKTMGYSDLVLVSPRFENAAQDPEAVAFASGAQDILAGARVVGSMAEALDGINFAAAVSARLREFSPPVLTPRQLSTQLVAQPELHAALIFGNERFGLPNELVEKCNVLINIPANPEYSSLNLSQAAQVLAYECRMAVLDGAGVTHTPRQPAGDASDIGFQGEAASLAQIEGMYQHLEQALVGIGFLDADNPRKLMPRLKRLFSRAQLEKEEVNILRGIARHMTGKRKADKGG; from the coding sequence ATGAACCTGCCCGAAATCAACACGAATCTTTTCACGCGACTGCGATTTATTCTGGTCGAAACCAGCCGGGCCGGCAATATCGGGGCCGTCGCGCGGGCCATGAAAACCATGGGATATAGCGATCTGGTGCTGGTCAGCCCCCGTTTCGAGAACGCCGCGCAGGATCCGGAGGCGGTCGCCTTCGCCAGTGGCGCGCAGGACATCCTGGCCGGCGCGCGGGTGGTCGGCAGCATGGCCGAGGCGCTCGACGGCATCAACTTCGCCGCGGCCGTCTCGGCGCGGCTGCGCGAATTCTCGCCGCCGGTGCTGACGCCGCGCCAGCTGTCCACGCAGTTGGTGGCGCAGCCAGAGCTGCACGCGGCCCTGATCTTCGGCAACGAGCGCTTCGGCCTGCCGAATGAGCTGGTCGAAAAATGCAATGTGCTGATCAACATCCCTGCCAATCCGGAGTATTCGTCGCTGAACTTGTCGCAGGCCGCGCAGGTGCTGGCCTACGAATGCCGGATGGCGGTGCTCGACGGCGCCGGCGTGACCCACACGCCGCGCCAGCCGGCCGGCGACGCCAGCGACATCGGCTTCCAGGGCGAGGCGGCCAGCCTGGCGCAGATCGAGGGCATGTACCAGCATCTGGAGCAGGCGCTGGTGGGGATCGGGTTTCTCGACGCGGACAACCCGCGCAAGCTGATGCCCAGGCTCAAGCGCTTATTCTCCCGCGCGCAGCTGGAGAAGGAAGAAGTGAACATCCTGCGCGGCATCGCAAGGCATATGACCGGCAAGCGGAAGGCGGACAAAGGCGGCTAA
- a CDS encoding inositol monophosphatase — translation MLNTAIKAARRAAAVINRASFDLDRVIVTEKNHKDFVTDVDQAAEQAIIEVLSKAYPDHAFLAEESGPSKNANDETEYTWIIDPLDGTTNFMHGFPQYCISIALSQRGVITQGVIYDPVRNDLFTATKGAGAYLNDKRIRVTKLDRIANALLSTGYQAGNAKALDEYLKMYGIMAERSHGVRRPGSAALDLAYVAAGRLDGFYEKGLKPWDIAAGSLMVTESGGIVGEFNGESDYLYKGDIIAASPKIFGQMVGLLTPFA, via the coding sequence ATGCTCAACACGGCGATCAAAGCCGCCCGCCGCGCCGCCGCCGTCATCAACCGCGCCTCGTTCGACCTCGATCGCGTCATCGTGACCGAGAAAAACCACAAGGATTTCGTCACCGACGTCGACCAGGCCGCCGAACAGGCGATCATCGAGGTGCTGTCCAAAGCCTATCCCGACCACGCCTTCCTGGCCGAGGAATCGGGTCCGTCCAAGAACGCCAACGACGAGACTGAATACACCTGGATCATCGACCCGCTCGATGGCACCACCAACTTCATGCACGGCTTCCCGCAATACTGCATCTCGATCGCGCTGTCGCAGCGCGGCGTGATCACCCAGGGCGTCATCTACGACCCGGTGCGCAACGACCTGTTCACCGCCACCAAGGGCGCCGGCGCCTACCTGAACGACAAGCGCATCCGCGTGACCAAGCTCGACCGCATCGCCAACGCCCTGCTCTCGACCGGCTACCAGGCCGGCAACGCCAAGGCGCTGGACGAATACCTGAAGATGTACGGCATCATGGCCGAACGCTCGCACGGCGTGCGCCGTCCGGGCAGCGCCGCGCTGGACCTGGCCTACGTGGCCGCCGGCCGCCTCGACGGTTTCTACGAGAAGGGCCTGAAGCCTTGGGATATCGCCGCCGGTTCGCTGATGGTGACCGAGTCGGGCGGTATCGTCGGCGAATTCAACGGTGAGTCGGACTACCTGTACAAGGGCGACATCATCGCCGCCAGCCCGAAAATCTTCGGCCAGATGGTCGGCCTGCTGACCCCGTTCGCCTGA
- a CDS encoding DEAD/DEAH box helicase, with protein sequence MSFSSLGLSDAIVRAVTETGYTTPTPIQLQAIPAVLNGGDLLAGAQTGTGKTAGFTLPLLQRLSTDAAGAAQTSNTTTRPIRALILTPTRELAAQVEESVRIYGKYTKLNSTVIFGGVGINPQIKQLKHGVDILVATPGRLLDHMEQRTVNLSKVEILILDEADRMLDMGFIRDIKKVLAALPAKRQNLLFSATFSDEIKALADGLLNKPATIEVARRNSTVEVIAQKIHPVDRDKKHPMLAHLIKSNDWSQVLVFTRTKHGANKLVEQLGADGIGAMAIHGNKSQSARTKALSEFKDNKLQVLVATDIAARGIDIDQLPHVVNYDLPNIPEDYVHRIGRTGRAGATGEAVSLVCVDEHDMLKDIEKLIKQTLPREVIPGFEPDLNARAQPVQLRSAGHRPGGGRSGGGGGGQGRGKPGGGGGAKAGGSGGGGSKPRAPGASAGGNGGGPRTGTSAPRPAAPHRSGGRGR encoded by the coding sequence ATGTCATTCTCTTCCCTCGGTTTGTCCGACGCTATTGTCCGTGCTGTGACCGAAACCGGTTACACCACGCCGACCCCGATCCAACTGCAGGCGATCCCCGCAGTCCTGAACGGCGGCGATTTGCTGGCGGGCGCGCAAACCGGCACCGGCAAGACCGCCGGTTTCACCCTGCCGCTGCTGCAACGCCTGTCGACCGACGCCGCCGGCGCGGCGCAGACGAGCAACACCACCACGCGTCCGATCCGCGCGCTGATCCTGACCCCGACCCGCGAACTGGCGGCCCAGGTCGAGGAAAGCGTGCGCATCTACGGCAAGTACACCAAGCTGAACTCGACCGTGATCTTCGGCGGCGTCGGCATCAACCCGCAGATCAAGCAGCTCAAGCACGGCGTCGACATCCTGGTCGCCACGCCGGGCCGTTTGCTCGACCACATGGAACAGCGCACCGTCAACCTGTCGAAGGTCGAGATCCTGATCCTGGACGAAGCCGACCGCATGCTGGACATGGGCTTCATCCGCGACATCAAGAAAGTGCTGGCCGCGTTGCCAGCCAAGCGCCAGAACCTGCTGTTCTCGGCCACCTTCTCGGACGAGATCAAGGCCCTGGCCGACGGCCTGCTGAACAAGCCGGCAACGATCGAAGTCGCGCGCCGCAACTCGACCGTGGAAGTGATCGCGCAAAAGATCCATCCGGTCGACCGCGACAAGAAGCACCCGATGCTGGCGCACCTGATCAAGTCGAACGACTGGTCGCAGGTGCTGGTGTTCACGCGCACCAAGCACGGCGCCAACAAGCTGGTCGAACAACTGGGCGCGGACGGCATCGGCGCCATGGCGATCCACGGCAACAAGAGCCAATCGGCGCGCACCAAGGCGCTGTCCGAGTTCAAGGACAACAAGCTGCAAGTGCTGGTGGCCACCGACATCGCCGCGCGCGGCATCGACATCGACCAGCTGCCGCACGTGGTCAACTACGACCTGCCGAACATTCCTGAAGACTATGTGCACCGCATCGGCCGCACCGGCCGCGCCGGCGCCACCGGCGAAGCGGTGTCGCTGGTCTGCGTGGACGAGCACGACATGTTGAAAGACATCGAAAAGCTCATCAAGCAAACCCTGCCGCGCGAAGTGATCCCTGGCTTCGAGCCGGACCTGAACGCGCGCGCCCAACCTGTGCAGCTGCGCAGCGCCGGTCACCGCCCAGGCGGCGGCCGTAGCGGCGGTGGCGGCGGCGGCCAAGGCCGTGGCAAACCCGGCGGCGGTGGCGGCGCCAAGGCCGGCGGCAGTGGCGGAGGCGGCAGCAAGCCACGCGCGCCTGGCGCTTCGGCCGGCGGCAACGGCGGCGGTCCGCGCACGGGCACCAGTGCCCCGCGCCCGGCGGCCCCGCACCGCTCGGGCGGTCGCGGCCGATAA
- the hyi gene encoding hydroxypyruvate isomerase: MPRFAANLSMLFTDTPFLDRFALAREAGFDAVEFLFPYAYEAGQIAERLRRHELQLVLFNLPCGEWDAGDRGMACDPLRVEEFRAGVRPALDYALALGVTQLHCMAGKVPAGLAPEAARATYVDNLRYAADLALPHGIDLLIEPINHFDMPGYFLNRSAQALDIIAEAGRPNLFLQYDIYHMQRMEGELSNTIRANLPMIKHMQIADTPGRHEPGTGEINYRHLFAFIDEIGYTGWLGCEYIPAGDTIAGLDWRSALAP, from the coding sequence ATGCCCCGCTTCGCCGCCAACCTGTCGATGCTGTTTACCGACACGCCCTTCCTCGACCGTTTTGCGTTGGCGCGCGAGGCCGGCTTTGATGCAGTGGAATTTCTCTTTCCTTATGCCTACGAGGCCGGACAGATCGCGGAACGCCTGCGCCGCCACGAGTTGCAACTGGTGCTGTTCAACCTGCCCTGCGGCGAGTGGGATGCGGGCGACCGCGGCATGGCCTGCGACCCGCTGCGCGTCGAGGAATTCCGCGCCGGCGTGCGGCCGGCGCTGGATTACGCGCTGGCGCTGGGCGTGACCCAGCTCCACTGCATGGCCGGCAAGGTGCCAGCCGGCCTGGCGCCGGAGGCGGCGCGCGCTACCTATGTCGACAACCTGCGCTACGCCGCCGATCTGGCCCTGCCGCACGGTATCGATCTGCTGATCGAGCCTATCAACCACTTCGATATGCCCGGCTATTTCCTCAACCGCAGCGCGCAGGCGCTGGATATCATCGCCGAGGCCGGCCGCCCCAACCTGTTTTTGCAGTACGACATCTATCACATGCAACGCATGGAAGGCGAGCTGAGCAACACCATCCGCGCCAACCTGCCGATGATCAAACACATGCAGATCGCCGACACCCCGGGCCGCCACGAACCGGGCACCGGAGAGATCAATTACCGCCACCTGTTCGCCTTCATCGACGAGATCGGCTACACCGGCTGGCTGGGCTGCGAATACATTCCCGCCGGCGACACCATCGCCGGCCTGGACTGGCGATCCGCCTTGGCACCCTAG
- a CDS encoding TraR/DksA family transcriptional regulator translates to MNGLEEHQWQTLQARLERARKALLSQLADDLDRNTDVRLPLPHEAEASPADNASQRTLNALVHETAAHTTKQLSMVRQALAKFDDQSYGLCENCGEEIGFSRLDARPEARLCIGCQTRMEQRRR, encoded by the coding sequence ATGAACGGACTGGAAGAACATCAATGGCAGACCTTGCAGGCGCGGCTGGAGCGCGCCCGCAAGGCGCTGCTGAGCCAACTCGCGGACGATCTGGACCGCAACACCGACGTGCGCCTGCCTCTGCCGCACGAGGCCGAAGCCTCGCCCGCCGACAACGCCAGCCAGCGCACGCTCAACGCCCTCGTCCACGAGACGGCGGCCCACACCACCAAACAGTTGTCCATGGTCAGGCAGGCTCTCGCCAAGTTCGACGACCAGAGCTACGGACTGTGCGAAAACTGTGGCGAGGAAATCGGCTTCTCGCGGCTTGACGCGCGGCCGGAGGCGCGCCTGTGCATCGGTTGCCAGACGCGCATGGAGCAACGACGGCGATGA
- a CDS encoding EAL domain-containing protein: protein MTTARFPRSLFAPATVADDTGSAARAPLLASPPAGEHADLGAGLRQALASDELVLLYQPLVDLQTGAVASLEALVRWRHPEHGMLAAREFLALADAAGLAGAIDDWVLGRACRDLHAWHAAGLSGLKVAINVAPSQFRDPALGAAVAAMLKDCDIAPDRLTLEVTESALTQAGAECDALLAGFKASGLSLTLDDFGTGYASLSNLKRFPFDALKIDAHFIRDVVTSGHDAAMCKTLIAMAHHLGMKVVAEGVETEAQCDFLRRNMCDLIQGYFFSPPLAADEVGHLLASGRALAPHLRRMHKPPRRLLLVDDEPNIVSALKRLLRTDQYEIYSANDGQQGLDLLARQPVDVIISDQRMPGMLGADFLRKAKQQYPETIRIMLSGYTELQSVTDAVNEGAIYKFLTKPWDDELLRGHVAEAFRLKEIADDNQRLHLEVRSANLELAAANRQLEELLLEKQRQISRDEVSLSVAREVLQHLPLPVIGMDDSGMIAFINGAAEGLFRHSGALLGNEAGSVLPQLFPPPGTDDPGHAAGGEEAPRHASPTRHLADIDGRRYAVVVYPMGESSASRGSLITLSLTGEAS from the coding sequence ATGACTACCGCCCGATTCCCGCGGTCCCTTTTCGCGCCGGCCACCGTCGCCGACGATACCGGCAGCGCCGCGCGCGCGCCGCTGCTGGCGTCGCCTCCGGCCGGCGAGCACGCCGACCTCGGCGCCGGCCTCCGGCAGGCGCTGGCGTCCGACGAGCTGGTGCTGCTGTACCAGCCGCTGGTCGATCTGCAGACCGGGGCCGTGGCCAGCCTGGAGGCGCTGGTGCGCTGGCGCCATCCCGAACACGGCATGCTGGCCGCGCGCGAATTCCTGGCGCTGGCCGACGCCGCCGGCCTGGCCGGCGCCATCGACGATTGGGTGTTGGGCCGCGCCTGCCGCGACCTGCACGCCTGGCACGCCGCCGGCCTGAGCGGCTTGAAGGTAGCGATCAATGTCGCCCCCAGCCAGTTCCGCGACCCGGCCCTGGGCGCCGCCGTGGCCGCGATGCTGAAAGATTGCGATATCGCGCCCGACAGGCTGACCCTGGAAGTGACCGAGAGCGCGCTCACGCAAGCGGGCGCGGAATGCGACGCCCTGCTGGCCGGCTTCAAGGCCTCGGGGCTGAGCCTGACCCTGGACGACTTCGGCACCGGCTACGCCTCGCTCAGCAACCTCAAACGCTTTCCGTTCGACGCGCTCAAGATCGACGCCCACTTCATCCGCGACGTCGTCACCAGCGGCCACGACGCGGCCATGTGCAAGACCCTGATCGCCATGGCGCACCACCTGGGCATGAAGGTGGTGGCCGAGGGCGTCGAGACCGAGGCCCAGTGCGATTTCCTGCGGCGCAATATGTGCGATTTGATCCAGGGCTATTTCTTTTCCCCGCCGCTCGCCGCCGACGAGGTCGGCCACCTGCTGGCCAGCGGCCGCGCGCTGGCGCCGCACCTGCGGCGCATGCACAAGCCGCCGCGCCGCCTGCTGCTGGTCGACGACGAGCCCAACATCGTCTCCGCGCTGAAGCGCCTGCTGCGCACCGACCAGTACGAAATCTACAGCGCCAACGACGGCCAGCAAGGCCTGGATTTGCTGGCCCGGCAGCCGGTCGACGTCATCATCTCCGACCAGCGCATGCCCGGCATGCTGGGCGCCGATTTCCTGCGCAAGGCCAAGCAGCAATATCCGGAAACCATACGCATCATGCTCTCCGGCTACACCGAACTGCAGTCGGTCACCGACGCCGTCAACGAGGGGGCGATCTACAAATTCCTGACCAAGCCGTGGGACGACGAACTGCTGCGCGGCCATGTGGCCGAGGCGTTCCGCCTCAAGGAAATCGCCGACGACAACCAGCGCCTGCATCTGGAGGTGCGCAGCGCCAACCTGGAGCTGGCCGCCGCCAACCGCCAGCTGGAAGAACTGCTGCTGGAAAAGCAGCGGCAGATCAGCCGCGACGAAGTCAGCCTGAGCGTGGCGCGCGAGGTGCTGCAGCATCTGCCGTTGCCGGTGATCGGCATGGACGACAGCGGCATGATCGCCTTCATCAACGGCGCCGCCGAGGGCTTGTTCCGCCACAGCGGCGCGCTGCTGGGCAACGAAGCGGGCAGCGTGCTGCCGCAGTTGTTTCCGCCGCCCGGGACCGACGATCCCGGCCATGCCGCCGGCGGCGAGGAAGCGCCGCGCCACGCCAGTCCGACCCGCCACCTGGCCGACATCGACGGCCGCCGCTACGCGGTGGTGGTGTACCCGATGGGTGAGAGCTCGGCCTCGCGCGGCAGCCTGATCACGTTGAGCCTTACGGGGGAAGCATCATGA
- a CDS encoding HDOD domain-containing protein, which yields MIAADDIIKCVRDLPSLPAVVAELLATMEQEDIDTHVLAAKIALDQALTAKTLRLANSSFYGLQSKVTTIQQAISVLGFHSIRTLVTACSVTASFTPNKDVEFDFQAFWRHAIGSAVCARVLAPRCGVNPDTAFTAGLLHDLGTLVLCTRFPADYRRVAAHRREHDCVTSAAQLAVFGIDHAAVGAALTAHWKFPQQIQAAVAGHHLADEAAAQATGRGRAAPTLTTVIYMANILAHALDMSGQEDDQVPPVSLEVWQALDLDDGAWDSAFAEAEQLFHDMCQTLTP from the coding sequence GTGATCGCGGCCGACGATATCATCAAATGCGTGCGCGATCTGCCATCGCTGCCGGCGGTGGTGGCCGAACTGCTGGCCACGATGGAGCAGGAGGACATCGACACCCATGTGCTGGCGGCCAAGATCGCGCTCGACCAGGCGCTCACGGCCAAAACGCTGCGCCTGGCCAACTCCTCGTTCTACGGCCTGCAATCCAAGGTCACCACCATCCAGCAGGCCATCTCGGTGCTCGGCTTCCACAGCATCCGCACCCTGGTGACGGCCTGTTCGGTGACGGCCAGCTTCACGCCCAACAAGGACGTCGAGTTCGACTTCCAGGCGTTCTGGCGCCACGCCATCGGCAGCGCCGTGTGCGCGCGCGTGCTGGCGCCGCGCTGCGGCGTCAATCCGGACACCGCCTTCACCGCCGGCCTGCTGCACGACCTCGGCACCCTGGTGCTGTGCACCCGGTTTCCGGCCGACTACCGGCGCGTGGCGGCCCACCGGCGCGAACACGATTGCGTCACCTCGGCCGCCCAGCTGGCCGTGTTCGGCATCGACCACGCCGCCGTCGGCGCCGCGCTGACGGCCCACTGGAAATTCCCGCAACAGATCCAGGCGGCGGTGGCCGGGCATCACCTGGCCGACGAGGCCGCCGCGCAGGCCACGGGACGCGGCCGCGCCGCCCCAACCCTGACCACGGTGATCTACATGGCCAACATCCTGGCCCACGCGCTCGACATGTCCGGCCAGGAGGACGACCAGGTGCCGCCGGTATCGCTGGAGGTCTGGCAGGCGCTGGACCTGGACGACGGCGCCTGGGACAGCGCGTTCGCCGAGGCCGAGCAGCTGTTCCACGACATGTGCCAGACCTTGACGCCATGA
- a CDS encoding ATP-binding protein — MNHATTSMTAEHDAPGNIALSEFFDGHPVATFAIDTRHVVTHWNRACEQLLGWAKTDMVGTANHWQAFYSKPRPLLADVVIAGDADELENELERLYPGKHRRSPLIPDAYEVEEFFPNIGASGHWLHFTAAPLRDGGGRVVGAIETLRDVTERRVAENALRRAHDNLEHVVEKRTGQLADMNAKLQEDIAQRLLAEAELRRSNLELTELNQQLSRAQQQLLQADKLASIGQLAAGVAHEINNPIGYIFSNFRTLQNYLDQLFGMLDAYQRAEPSLSAPDAATLRAMRERIDLDFLRQDIPTLMAESGEGIVRVRHIVQDLKDFSRVDANQEWVWADLHRGIDSTLNIVSNEVKYKADVVKEYGDIPDIQCLPLQINQVVMNLIVNAAHAIGEQRGRITVRTGRDGDDHVWLEIGDNGSGIAPETVSRIFDPFFTTKAVGKGTGLGLSLAYGIVQKHSGSIDVDTALGQGTRFRVRLPIRHGAATEDPPA; from the coding sequence ATGAACCACGCGACCACCTCCATGACGGCCGAGCACGACGCCCCCGGCAACATTGCGCTGTCGGAGTTCTTCGACGGCCACCCGGTGGCCACCTTCGCCATCGACACCCGGCACGTGGTCACCCACTGGAACCGCGCCTGCGAACAGTTGCTGGGCTGGGCCAAGACCGACATGGTCGGCACCGCCAACCACTGGCAGGCGTTCTACTCCAAACCGAGGCCCTTGCTGGCGGACGTGGTCATCGCCGGCGACGCCGACGAACTCGAGAACGAGCTCGAACGGCTGTATCCGGGCAAGCACCGGCGCTCGCCGCTGATCCCGGACGCCTACGAGGTCGAGGAGTTTTTCCCCAACATCGGCGCCAGCGGCCACTGGCTGCATTTCACCGCCGCCCCGCTGCGCGACGGCGGCGGGCGCGTGGTCGGCGCCATCGAAACCTTGCGCGACGTCACCGAGCGGCGGGTGGCGGAGAACGCGCTGCGCCGCGCCCACGACAACCTGGAACACGTGGTCGAGAAGCGCACCGGCCAGTTGGCCGACATGAACGCCAAGCTGCAGGAGGACATCGCCCAGCGCCTGCTGGCCGAGGCCGAGCTGCGCCGCAGCAACCTGGAATTGACGGAGCTGAACCAGCAACTGTCGCGCGCCCAGCAGCAATTGCTGCAGGCCGACAAGCTGGCCTCGATCGGCCAGCTGGCCGCCGGCGTGGCCCACGAGATCAACAATCCGATCGGCTATATCTTCTCGAACTTCCGCACGCTGCAAAACTATCTGGACCAGCTGTTCGGCATGCTCGACGCCTACCAGCGCGCCGAGCCGTCGCTGTCGGCGCCCGACGCCGCCACCCTGCGCGCCATGCGCGAGCGCATCGACCTCGACTTCCTGCGCCAGGACATCCCCACCCTGATGGCCGAGTCGGGCGAAGGCATCGTGCGGGTACGCCACATCGTGCAGGACCTGAAGGATTTCTCGCGGGTGGACGCCAACCAGGAATGGGTCTGGGCCGACCTGCACCGCGGCATCGATTCGACCTTGAACATCGTCAGCAACGAGGTCAAATACAAGGCCGACGTCGTCAAGGAGTACGGCGACATCCCCGACATCCAATGCCTGCCGCTGCAAATCAACCAGGTGGTGATGAACCTGATCGTCAACGCCGCCCACGCCATCGGCGAGCAGCGCGGACGCATCACCGTGCGCACCGGCCGCGACGGCGACGACCACGTGTGGCTGGAGATCGGCGACAACGGCAGCGGCATCGCGCCGGAGACCGTCTCGCGCATCTTCGACCCCTTCTTCACGACCAAGGCCGTCGGCAAGGGCACCGGCCTCGGCCTGTCGCTGGCCTACGGCATCGTACAAAAACACAGCGGCAGTATCGACGTCGATACCGCGCTCGGCCAGGGTACCCGTTTCCGCGTGCGGCTACCCATTCGCCATGGCGCCGCCACCGAGGACCCACCAGCATGA
- a CDS encoding response regulator, with amino-acid sequence MNQALPTSISPNAPAAPATVLCVDDEPNILSSLRRLFRANGYRVLTAEGGALGLEVLEKEAVDLVISDMRMPEMDGARFLAQVRTRWPDTVRILLTGYSDIQSIQDAINCGEIYRYITKPWEDSDMLLLVRHALERRQLEIDKQRLEALALRQNEELKLLNQSLEAKVEARTRLLKVEHEATVAANNKLKTNFVTTIKIFSTMIELRAHNQPGHARQVADLARQLSVRLELDAKESQDVFIAALLHDIGKIGFSDDMLSTPLTMLTGDSLGLFRKHPIRAAELLMPLEELRGSAAILRAQLERFDGNGFPDGLAGLAIPLGARILSLAVDYYNLQQGGMVQRHLRPDEAKSLILDASGKRYDPNVVAAFRQIMDGGVSAAVVGVEVLSGELLPGMVLARDLISRDGLMLLTVDHTLDARMIQQVQDFESKSGGRLSIWVRNPKAD; translated from the coding sequence ATGAATCAAGCGCTCCCCACCTCCATCTCGCCCAACGCCCCGGCCGCGCCGGCCACCGTGCTGTGCGTCGACGACGAACCGAACATCCTGTCGTCGCTGCGGCGCCTGTTCCGCGCCAACGGCTACCGCGTGCTCACCGCCGAGGGCGGCGCGCTGGGGCTGGAGGTGCTCGAGAAGGAGGCGGTCGACCTGGTCATCTCCGACATGCGCATGCCGGAGATGGACGGCGCCCGCTTCCTGGCCCAGGTGCGCACGCGCTGGCCCGACACCGTGCGCATCCTGCTGACCGGCTATTCGGACATCCAGTCGATCCAGGACGCCATCAATTGCGGCGAGATCTACCGCTACATCACCAAGCCGTGGGAAGACAGCGACATGCTATTGCTGGTGCGCCACGCGCTGGAGCGCCGCCAGCTCGAGATCGACAAGCAGCGCCTGGAAGCGCTGGCGCTGCGCCAGAACGAGGAGCTCAAGCTGCTCAACCAGAGCCTGGAGGCCAAGGTCGAGGCACGCACCAGGCTACTCAAGGTCGAGCACGAGGCCACGGTGGCGGCCAACAACAAGCTCAAGACCAATTTCGTCACCACCATCAAGATCTTCTCGACCATGATCGAGCTGCGCGCGCACAACCAGCCCGGCCACGCGCGCCAGGTGGCCGACCTGGCGCGCCAGCTGTCGGTGCGGCTCGAACTGGACGCCAAGGAAAGCCAGGACGTGTTCATCGCCGCGCTGCTGCACGACATCGGCAAGATCGGCTTCAGCGACGACATGCTGTCGACGCCGCTGACGATGCTGACCGGCGACTCGCTGGGCCTGTTCCGCAAGCATCCGATCCGCGCCGCCGAGCTCTTAATGCCGCTCGAGGAGTTGCGCGGCAGCGCCGCCATCCTGCGCGCCCAGCTCGAACGCTTCGACGGCAACGGCTTCCCCGACGGCCTGGCCGGGCTGGCGATTCCGCTGGGCGCGCGCATCCTGTCGCTGGCCGTGGACTATTACAACCTGCAACAGGGCGGCATGGTGCAGCGCCACCTGCGCCCCGACGAGGCCAAGTCGCTGATCCTCGACGCCAGCGGCAAGCGCTACGATCCGAACGTGGTGGCGGCCTTCCGCCAGATCATGGACGGCGGCGTGAGCGCGGCGGTGGTCGGGGTCGAGGTGTTGTCGGGCGAACTGTTGCCCGGCATGGTGCTGGCGCGCGACCTGATCAGCCGCGACGGCTTGATGCTGCTGACGGTGGACCACACGCTCGACGCCCGCATGATCCAGCAGGTGCAGGATTTCGAATCGAAGAGCGGCGGCCGGCTGTCGATTTGGGTGCGCAATCCGAAAGCTGATTGA